The Candidatus Thermoplasmatota archaeon genome contains the following window.
ATGAGAAGCACACCGAAGGCCCCCCTGCGAGGGGGCGCAGCGCCGGTATAATAGGGAATGGTTTAAAAGGCTTTCGCGGGAAGCGTCTGCGCGTTGGCCGTGGCCGCTTGGCCACATCTGACGCGCAACGCGCACAAGCGCACGGCGGGCGCCCAGCTCGCTACTTGACGGCGAGTGTCCAGAACTCGTATGCAGGGGTCCCTTCCTCGAAGCAATAGCGCACTCCGCGGAAGCCCTTGCGGAATTCGGCCACGTCGGCGCGAACCTTCTCGGGCGCCACCTTGTCCACGACGACCTGCCGCACAAACCGCGCGACGTCGCCCATGTCGGCCGGACGAAGCCCGATGCGCGTGAGCTCCTGCGACCCCAGGCGCAGCCCGGAGGGGTTCATGGGCTTCTCGTCGCCGGGAAGCATGTTCATGTTCGTGATCACGTTCCCCCGCTCCAGCGCCTCGGCCGCCCACTTGCCGCCGCCGTGCTCGCGCACGTCCACGACGACTTGGTGGCTCTCCGTGAAGCCCTTGTGCTCGCAGAGGACCTTCACGCCCTCCTCGTGCAGCGCTTGGCCGAGCGCCTTTGCGTTCGCCACGACCTGCGAGGCGTAGTCCCGCCCGAACTCGAGGTGCTCCGCAAACGTGACCGCCTTGGCTGCCATGTGGTGCAGATGGTGCGAGGAGACGACGCCCGGGAACACGGCCGAATCGAGCTTCTTCTTGAGCTTGGCGTTCTCCTCCGAGTCGTCGAGGTTCGACAGGAGGACGGCGCCCTGGGGGCCCGGAAGCGTCTTGTGCGTGCTCCCGGTCATCACGTCGGCGCCCTCCCGCAGCGGGTCCTGGAACCGGCCGCCCGCGATGAGGCCAAGCACGTGCGCGCCGTCGTACATCACCCGCGCGCCCACCTCGCGCGCCACCGGGGCGATCTCCGAGACCGGATGCGGGAACAGGAACACGCTGCCCCCCAGCACGACCACCTTGGGCCGCACTTCACGGATGAGCTTCTTGGCCCCTTCGACCTCGAGGTTCATCTCGCGGTCGTTCCACGGGTACGTGTGGATCGCAAGCCCGCGCTGCCCCGCCGAGCCGAACTTCGCGTGGCTGATGTGGCCGCCCGAAGCGGTCCCAAGCGCCGTGATCGCGTCCCCGGGCTGCGCAAGCGCGAAGAAGGCCGCCATGTTCGCGTTCGTGCCCGACGTGGGCCGCACGTCGGCGTGCGAGCAGCCGAACAGCTCGCGCGCAAGCTCCGCGCAGCGCCGCTCGACCTCGTCGATGAACGCGAGGCCCTGGTAGTACCGCTTGCCCGGGTGTCCCTCGGCGTACCGGTCGTGGAAGTC
Protein-coding sequences here:
- the glyA gene encoding serine hydroxymethyltransferase; this encodes MPSPSPSRRSDVDFVFEQVRRHHAWFDACLPMIASENLISPLARQLLVSDFHDRYAEGHPGKRYYQGLAFIDEVERRCAELARELFGCSHADVRPTSGTNANMAAFFALAQPGDAITALGTASGGHISHAKFGSAGQRGLAIHTYPWNDREMNLEVEGAKKLIREVRPKVVVLGGSVFLFPHPVSEIAPVAREVGARVMYDGAHVLGLIAGGRFQDPLREGADVMTGSTHKTLPGPQGAVLLSNLDDSEENAKLKKKLDSAVFPGVVSSHHLHHMAAKAVTFAEHLEFGRDYASQVVANAKALGQALHEEGVKVLCEHKGFTESHQVVVDVREHGGGKWAAEALERGNVITNMNMLPGDEKPMNPSGLRLGSQELTRIGLRPADMGDVARFVRQVVVDKVAPEKVRADVAEFRKGFRGVRYCFEEGTPAYEFWTLAVK